Proteins encoded by one window of Streptococcus suis S735:
- the thrS gene encoding threonine--tRNA ligase: MIKITFPDGAVREYQAGVTTFEIAESISKSLAKKALAGKFNGKLIDTTRAIDEDGTLEIVMPDHDDALDILRHSAAHLFAQAARRLFPDIKLGVGPAIQDGFYYDTDNAAGQISNEDLPRIQEEMMKIVKENFPSERREVTKEEALEIFKNDPYKLELIHEHSDDEGGLTIYTQGEYVDLCRGPHVPSTGRIQIFELLNVAGAYWRGKSENPMMQRVYGTAWFDKKDLKAYLQMREEAKERDHRKLGKELDLFMISQEVGQGLPFWLPNGATIRRTLERYITDKELASGYQHVYTPPLASVELYKTSGHWEHYSEDMFPTMDMGDGEEFVLRPMNCPHHIQVYKNHVRSYRELPVRIAELGMMHRYEKSGALTGLQRVREMTLNDGHIFVTPEQIQEEFKKALQLIIDVYADFNLNDYRFRLSYRDPEDKEKYYDNDEMWENAQRMLKGAMDEMGVDYFEAEGEAAFYGPKLDIQVKTALGNEETLSTIQLDFLLPERFGLTYIGADGEEHRPVMIHRGVISTMERFTAILIETYKGAFPTWLAPTQVTMIPISVEAHLDYAWKVAKELQDRGVRVHVDERNEKMQYKIRQSQTSKIPYQLIVGDKEMEDNAVNVRRYGSKATQTQSVSEFVDHILADIARKSRPAEAAE; encoded by the coding sequence ATGATTAAAATTACTTTCCCAGATGGTGCTGTTCGCGAGTACCAGGCTGGTGTGACTACTTTTGAAATTGCAGAGAGCATCAGCAAGTCTTTGGCAAAAAAGGCTCTTGCTGGTAAGTTCAATGGTAAATTGATTGACACTACTCGTGCCATTGACGAGGACGGCACGCTTGAAATTGTAATGCCTGACCACGACGATGCCTTGGACATCTTGCGTCACTCAGCAGCTCATTTGTTTGCCCAAGCGGCTCGTCGCCTTTTCCCAGACATTAAGTTGGGCGTTGGTCCAGCCATTCAGGACGGTTTCTACTATGATACGGACAATGCGGCTGGTCAGATTTCAAATGAAGATTTGCCACGCATTCAGGAAGAAATGATGAAGATTGTCAAGGAAAACTTCCCTTCTGAACGTCGTGAAGTGACTAAGGAAGAAGCTCTTGAAATCTTCAAAAACGATCCTTACAAGTTGGAATTGATTCACGAGCACTCTGATGACGAGGGCGGTTTGACCATCTATACGCAGGGTGAATACGTTGACCTCTGTCGTGGTCCACACGTTCCGTCAACGGGTCGTATCCAGATTTTTGAATTGCTCAATGTGGCTGGTGCTTACTGGCGTGGTAAGAGTGAAAATCCAATGATGCAACGTGTTTATGGTACAGCTTGGTTTGACAAGAAAGACCTCAAGGCCTACCTTCAAATGCGTGAAGAGGCTAAAGAGCGTGACCACCGTAAACTTGGTAAGGAATTGGATCTCTTCATGATCAGCCAAGAAGTTGGTCAAGGTTTGCCATTCTGGTTGCCAAATGGGGCGACTATCCGTCGTACCTTGGAGCGTTACATCACAGACAAGGAATTGGCTTCTGGTTACCAGCACGTTTACACACCACCATTGGCTTCTGTTGAACTCTATAAGACTTCAGGTCACTGGGAGCATTACTCAGAAGATATGTTCCCAACTATGGACATGGGCGACGGTGAAGAGTTTGTTCTTCGTCCGATGAACTGTCCACACCACATTCAAGTTTACAAAAACCATGTGCGTTCTTACCGTGAGTTGCCAGTGCGTATCGCTGAGCTTGGTATGATGCACCGCTATGAAAAATCTGGTGCATTGACTGGTTTGCAACGGGTACGTGAGATGACCCTCAACGACGGTCATATCTTTGTGACACCTGAACAAATCCAAGAAGAGTTCAAAAAAGCTCTCCAGTTGATTATTGATGTGTACGCAGATTTCAACCTCAACGACTACCGTTTCCGCCTGTCTTATCGTGACCCAGAGGACAAAGAGAAGTACTATGACAACGATGAGATGTGGGAAAATGCCCAGCGGATGTTGAAAGGTGCCATGGATGAAATGGGCGTGGACTACTTTGAAGCAGAGGGTGAAGCAGCCTTCTACGGTCCGAAATTGGATATTCAGGTGAAAACTGCCCTTGGTAACGAGGAAACCCTGTCAACCATTCAGTTGGACTTCCTCTTGCCAGAACGCTTTGGCTTGACCTATATCGGTGCTGACGGTGAGGAGCACCGCCCAGTTATGATTCACCGTGGTGTTATCTCGACTATGGAACGTTTCACTGCTATCTTGATTGAAACCTACAAGGGTGCCTTCCCAACTTGGTTGGCTCCAACACAAGTGACCATGATTCCAATCTCTGTGGAAGCTCACTTGGACTACGCTTGGAAGGTTGCCAAAGAATTGCAAGACCGTGGCGTTCGAGTACACGTGGATGAACGCAACGAGAAGATGCAATACAAGATCCGTCAGAGCCAAACCAGCAAGATTCCATACCAACTCATCGTGGGTGACAAGGAAATGGAAGACAATGCTGTCAACGTTCGTCGCTACGGAAGTAAGGCAACACAAACTCAGTCTGTATCAGAATTTGTGGACCATATCCTAGCAGATATTGCCCGCAAGTCACGTCCAGCTGAAGCAGCTGAATAA
- a CDS encoding MazG-like protein, protein MLPDDLLRRCQDVRRAYRELEIKHHDKEWSIDEDLLALTNDIGNMNRLIMTKQGRYYDETPYTLEHKMAENIWWLIELADRLDIDIQKEMETFLAQKEELLGIKNK, encoded by the coding sequence ATGCTACCTGATGACTTATTAAGACGGTGTCAAGATGTGCGTCGTGCTTATAGAGAGTTGGAAATCAAGCACCATGACAAAGAGTGGTCTATTGATGAGGACCTCTTGGCTTTGACCAATGATATTGGCAACATGAACCGACTGATTATGACCAAGCAGGGTCGTTACTATGACGAAACGCCTTATACCTTGGAGCATAAAATGGCTGAAAATATCTGGTGGTTGATCGAATTAGCCGACCGCCTGGATATTGATATTCAAAAAGAAATGGAAACCTTTTTAGCTCAAAAAGAAGAGTTATTGGGGATTAAAAATAAATAA
- a CDS encoding glycosyltransferase family 4 protein produces MRIGLFTDTYFPQVSGVATSIRTLKTELEKLGHTVFIFTTTDEDVNRYEDWDIIRIPSVPFFAFKDRRVAYAGFTDALKIASRYKLDIIHTHTEFSLGILGKMIAKELDIPVVHTYHTQYEDYVHYIAKGRIIRPGMVKYLVRAFLKDLDGVICPSEIVEDLLMSYNVPISKRVIPTGIDLAKFDRPEIGKDETDELREQLGIASDETMLLSLSRISHEKNIQAIVQAMPKILLENPKVKLVIVGGGPYTDDLQEMIAELNLDEHVQLTGMIAPSDTALYYKAADFFISASTSETQGLTFLESLASGTPILAHSNPYLKNVITDKMFGTLFIREQELADAVVEAIVATPPMNPYVLDKKLYEISSTNFGRKVFEYYLDLKISYDFRKEHTNQDSVAEALIKEAIYLPQKVVVKSTDTTAKILKKSVEQVKSIRNFFE; encoded by the coding sequence ATGCGGATTGGATTGTTTACGGATACCTATTTTCCACAGGTTTCAGGAGTCGCGACTTCGATTCGGACTCTTAAGACAGAGTTGGAGAAATTGGGACATACGGTATTTATTTTTACGACGACAGATGAGGATGTGAATCGCTACGAAGATTGGGACATTATCCGAATTCCTAGCGTACCTTTTTTTGCCTTTAAAGATCGTCGAGTGGCCTACGCAGGTTTTACAGATGCCTTAAAAATTGCAAGTCGCTATAAACTAGATATTATTCATACTCATACAGAATTTTCTTTGGGGATTTTGGGGAAAATGATTGCCAAGGAACTAGATATTCCGGTGGTACATACTTATCACACCCAGTATGAAGACTACGTACACTATATTGCCAAGGGGAGGATTATTCGTCCCGGGATGGTTAAATATTTAGTACGGGCATTTTTAAAAGATTTGGATGGGGTAATTTGTCCTAGTGAGATCGTTGAAGATCTTTTAATGAGTTACAATGTTCCGATTTCTAAACGAGTAATTCCGACAGGAATTGACTTGGCAAAGTTTGATAGACCAGAAATTGGCAAGGATGAAACAGATGAGTTGCGGGAACAGCTAGGAATTGCTAGTGATGAAACGATGTTGTTAAGTCTGTCTAGGATTTCTCACGAGAAGAATATCCAAGCAATCGTTCAGGCAATGCCAAAAATTTTGCTGGAAAATCCAAAGGTGAAGTTGGTCATTGTCGGAGGTGGACCTTATACAGATGATCTTCAGGAAATGATAGCGGAGCTTAATCTAGATGAACATGTCCAGTTGACGGGAATGATTGCACCAAGTGATACAGCACTTTATTATAAAGCTGCGGATTTCTTTATTTCTGCTTCGACCAGTGAAACACAGGGACTAACTTTCTTAGAAAGTTTAGCTTCTGGAACTCCTATTTTGGCACATAGCAATCCCTACTTAAAAAACGTTATAACAGATAAGATGTTTGGGACGCTCTTCATTCGAGAACAGGAGTTGGCAGATGCCGTCGTTGAGGCAATTGTTGCTACACCACCAATGAATCCGTATGTGCTTGATAAGAAGCTCTATGAGATTTCTTCTACGAATTTTGGACGTAAGGTTTTTGAATATTATCTAGATTTGAAGATTTCGTATGATTTTAGAAAAGAACATACTAATCAAGATAGCGTAGCAGAAGCTTTGATAAAAGAGGCTATTTACCTACCGCAAAAAGTAGTAGTTAAATCAACAGACACGACAGCAAAAATATTGAAAAAATCAGTCGAACAAGTAAAATCAATCCGGAATTTCTTTGAATAA
- a CDS encoding glycosyltransferase family 4 protein: MKVLLYLEGKTVLEKSGIGRALQHQMEALDMAGIPYTTDLLGDYDVIHINTYGPRSWLLLHAAKRSGKKVIMHGHSTKEDFQNSFIGSNTLAPFVGKYLASMYQKADFVITPSEYSKKLIQSYGVTTPIIAVSNGIDLDKYKKDERKEAIFREHFKIEEGQPVVVCAGLYFRRKGIEDFVKVAEKMPHVRFIWLGSINKWLIPSYIRKIVEGDHPANVEFPGYFKGAVFQGAMSGANAFFFPSYEETEGIVVLEALASHQHVVLRDIPVYDGWIDENVAELGHTVDDFVDSIQKILDKQVDKREAGYQVAVSRSIDNVSHQLVDAYRQVLEM; the protein is encoded by the coding sequence ATGAAAGTACTATTGTATTTAGAAGGTAAAACTGTTTTAGAGAAATCAGGAATTGGCCGGGCACTTCAACACCAGATGGAAGCGCTAGATATGGCAGGCATTCCTTATACAACAGACCTGCTGGGAGATTACGATGTCATTCATATCAATACCTATGGTCCACGCTCCTGGTTATTGCTACATGCAGCCAAACGGAGTGGAAAAAAGGTAATCATGCATGGACATTCCACGAAGGAAGATTTTCAAAATTCCTTTATCGGTTCGAATACCCTAGCTCCTTTTGTAGGGAAATATCTAGCAAGCATGTACCAAAAGGCAGACTTTGTCATCACTCCTTCAGAGTATTCAAAAAAACTCATCCAGTCTTACGGTGTGACAACGCCAATTATAGCCGTTTCGAATGGTATTGATTTAGATAAATATAAGAAGGATGAACGCAAGGAAGCAATCTTTCGAGAGCATTTTAAAATTGAAGAAGGGCAGCCGGTTGTTGTCTGTGCAGGACTCTACTTTCGACGTAAAGGAATTGAAGACTTTGTCAAGGTAGCCGAAAAGATGCCGCATGTCCGCTTCATTTGGCTCGGTTCAATCAATAAGTGGCTGATTCCGTCATATATTAGAAAAATTGTTGAGGGAGATCATCCAGCGAATGTCGAGTTTCCAGGTTATTTTAAAGGTGCTGTTTTTCAAGGTGCAATGAGCGGAGCGAATGCCTTTTTCTTCCCATCGTATGAGGAAACAGAAGGGATTGTTGTTCTGGAAGCTCTTGCTAGTCATCAGCATGTTGTTCTAAGAGATATTCCAGTTTACGATGGTTGGATTGACGAAAACGTTGCCGAATTGGGACATACAGTGGATGATTTTGTCGATTCTATTCAGAAAATCTTAGACAAGCAGGTTGATAAACGTGAGGCGGGCTACCAGGTTGCGGTTAGTCGCTCGATTGACAATGTTTCCCACCAATTGGTGGATGCCTATCGACAAGTATTGGAGATGTAA